In Candidatus Omnitrophota bacterium, the genomic window CTTCAGTGAGAACTGCTTTTTTGCAACGGGAACATTGATTTCGCCGGCATGGACAGCTTGGATGCGGTCATCGACGACCACGAGTGCATCTCGCAAGATACGAGGATCTAGCTCTTGCTTGCCTGGGGCGTCGGCGCCAATCGCCCCAATATGCGTGCCTGGCGAGAGCCACTCGCGCTTCACCAACGGTTTGCGCGATGGCGTGAGCGTCATCAGGATATCGACGTTGCGCGAGCACGACTCGATGGTTGGGCAGCTTTCCCAGCGAATTCGTTTGGGCAAAAGGTGTCGTGTTCGACGGATAAACCGCTGCGCTTCCCCGCGCGCATAGCCCCACACCTTGATGTGCGTCAGCGGAAACAGAGCGGCATGGGCGAGCAGTTGCGCATCAGCCTGGGCTCCGCAGCCGATCAGGCCGATGATCCGGCTCTTGGGCCGAGCCAGCGCTTGCGCGGCGACCGCAGCCGCAGCCGCGGTGCGCAGTTTCGTGATGAAGAGCCCATCCATGATGGCCAGCGGCACACCGGTCGTTGGATCATTGATGACGATAACGGCCATGACCGAGGGTAAGCCTTTTTTGGGATTGTTCGGATGGACGTTGACCCATTTGACCCCGCAGGCGGCCGGCCGCTGGATGAACGCCGGCATGGCGCGGAAGTCATTGCCTCCCGTCAGCGGCAGATACAGCTTGGGCGGCATCACCGTTTGCCCTCGCGCACTCGCCTTAAACGCCTCGCGCACGACCCGGATCGTTGTCGTGATATCGATGAGACGTTCAATATCGCGTTGCGTCAGAATCCACGTGTCTCTAGTCATGGGCCAATTTTGAAGTGGATGACGTCGCCATCGTGGACGACGTAGTCTTTGCCTTCAACACGAAGGAGGCCTTGCGTCCGGGCGGCGGATTCGCTGCCGCACTTGAGCAGCGTCTCAGTCGAGACGACCTCAGCGCGGATGAACTTTTGCTCAAAGTCCGTGTGGATCACGCCGGCCGCCTGCGGGGCTTTGGTACCCCGCCGCACCGTCCAGGCCTGCAAGATGCTCGAGGCCGTCGTGAAAAAGGTGATCAGGCGCAGCAGGGCGTAGCCTCGCGCGATCACTTGCGGCAGGGCGGAGTCCTTGAGGCCTAATTCGCGCATCATCTCTTGGCGATCGGCGGCCTCAAGTTCGGTCAGCTCGGCTTCCAATTTGGCGCAGAAGATCACGAGTTCAGCTTGCTCTCGTATGACGAGGGCTCGCAGCGGTTCAAGCGGCTGTGCGCCGTCAGCTAACGCCGCCTCACCGACATTCGCCGCGTACAAGACTGGTTTCGCGGTGAGCAAGTCGATGCCGAAGGCCTTGGGATGATGCTCGGGGACAAGCTCCATCTGCCGGATGGGAGTCCCCGCGGAGAGTGCGGCGTCCCAGC contains:
- the ychF gene encoding redox-regulated ATPase YchF, whose amino-acid sequence is MGTKLGIVGLPNAGKSTLFNALTAAHAAVAPYPFTTTDPNIGVAHVDDARLTTLAATLSPGKVIPTSIEFVDIAGLVKGAHQGEGLGNQFLSNIFGVDAILHVVRCFEDENVAHPMGTVDPLRDIEIINTELMLKDLDMLKRRKEKEHKLAKGGDKKAMHLLQQLERWDAALSAGTPIRQMELVPEHHPKAFGIDLLTAKPVLYAANVGEAALADGAQPLEPLRALVIREQAELVIFCAKLEAELTELEAADRQEMMRELGLKDSALPQVIARGYALLRLITFFTTASSILQAWTVRRGTKAPQAAGVIHTDFEQKFIRAEVVSTETLLKCGSESAARTQGLLRVEGKDYVVHDGDVIHFKIGP
- a CDS encoding ornithine cyclodeaminase family protein (catalyzes the interconversion of alanine and pyruvate), yielding MTRDTWILTQRDIERLIDITTTIRVVREAFKASARGQTVMPPKLYLPLTGGNDFRAMPAFIQRPAACGVKWVNVHPNNPKKGLPSVMAVIVINDPTTGVPLAIMDGLFITKLRTAAAAAVAAQALARPKSRIIGLIGCGAQADAQLLAHAALFPLTHIKVWGYARGEAQRFIRRTRHLLPKRIRWESCPTIESCSRNVDILMTLTPSRKPLVKREWLSPGTHIGAIGADAPGKQELDPRILRDALVVVDDRIQAVHAGEINVPVAKKQFSLKRIHATLGDILIGRARGRRSPRDLTVFDSTGLAILDVAVGHEIVRRARHHHLGRRLALFS